A stretch of Segatella copri DNA encodes these proteins:
- a CDS encoding helix-turn-helix domain-containing protein has product MNMNQLLTHESKSIDTAMQSLKKANNWLSSFIESYSPPLNGERYLTDKELSEHLKLSRRTLQEYRKQGILPYIILCGKTLYPESEIQALLTGNYRKPIIDGTVS; this is encoded by the coding sequence ATGAACATGAACCAACTTCTTACGCATGAGAGCAAGTCGATAGACACCGCCATGCAATCCTTGAAGAAAGCCAACAACTGGCTATCTTCATTCATCGAGTCCTACAGCCCACCTTTGAACGGGGAGCGATACCTCACCGACAAGGAACTCTCCGAGCATTTGAAGCTTAGTCGCCGCACCTTGCAGGAATATCGCAAGCAAGGCATTTTGCCCTACATTATATTATGTGGCAAAACCCTCTATCCGGAATCCGAGATACAAGCACTTCTCACTGGTAATTACCGCAAGCCGATAATCGACGGCACTGTTTCATAA
- a CDS encoding helix-turn-helix domain-containing protein, which produces MEVVTMEKKAFDLMMARYDALVKKVELLKHKANGKRLNKWLTGHEVCQQLRISQRTLQKLRDRRFLGHTQIGRQFYYCPEEVKAIVPLIARIKSV; this is translated from the coding sequence ATGGAAGTAGTAACAATGGAAAAGAAGGCATTCGACTTGATGATGGCAAGATACGATGCCTTGGTAAAGAAAGTTGAGTTGCTGAAGCATAAGGCTAACGGCAAGCGTCTGAACAAATGGCTTACAGGTCATGAGGTCTGCCAGCAACTTCGCATCAGCCAGCGCACCTTACAAAAACTTCGTGACCGCCGTTTCTTGGGGCATACCCAGATAGGTCGCCAATTCTATTACTGTCCCGAAGAGGTCAAAGCCATCGTTCCGCTTATCGCCAGAATCAAATCGGTATAG
- a CDS encoding helix-turn-helix domain-containing protein produces MEVITMESPAFKMLTEQIADVAKLVALIYSNARENTKRRSMELVLTSSDAARILGISKRTLQRLRSTNSIEYFMVRGQCRYSINAVQKLIEERTIAKET; encoded by the coding sequence ATGGAAGTAATAACAATGGAAAGTCCAGCCTTTAAGATGCTGACAGAACAGATTGCCGACGTGGCAAAGTTGGTAGCTCTCATATATTCCAATGCGAGAGAAAATACCAAAAGAAGAAGCATGGAACTTGTGCTGACAAGCAGTGATGCAGCAAGAATACTTGGGATAAGCAAGCGAACCCTGCAGCGCTTGCGCTCTACCAACAGCATCGAGTACTTCATGGTGCGCGGACAATGCAGATATAGCATCAACGCTGTACAGAAATTGATTGAGGAACGAACCATTGCCAAGGAGACATGA
- a CDS encoding helix-turn-helix domain-containing protein, with protein sequence MEDGTLRRLELYLHDLHKKIDGIYDMLMLRHERSGEDKGCSGINEKLLDNQDLCLLFQISPRSLQRYRSLGVLPYKRLGQKTYYTEEDVKQFIKNNVKDFNQENVEHYMTRIHQKFK encoded by the coding sequence ATGGAAGATGGAACATTGAGACGATTGGAATTATATCTGCATGACCTGCACAAGAAGATTGACGGCATCTATGACATGCTGATGTTGAGACATGAGCGAAGCGGAGAGGACAAGGGATGCTCTGGCATCAACGAGAAATTGCTCGACAACCAGGATCTCTGTCTTTTGTTTCAAATTTCTCCCCGTTCCCTGCAACGCTACCGCAGTCTGGGAGTGCTTCCCTACAAGCGGCTGGGACAGAAGACCTACTACACGGAGGAAGACGTGAAGCAATTTATCAAGAACAACGTGAAGGATTTCAATCAGGAGAATGTAGAGCATTATATGACTCGCATTCACCAAAAATTCAAATAA